One window from the genome of Ramlibacter henchirensis encodes:
- a CDS encoding (2Fe-2S)-binding protein: protein MDRRSFIESCAAHATCLTAASAALPAFAADAKAKEYARALLVDEQGRPVKASSLKPRSNYVFHYPFEATPVFLLDLGKAAPPQVLTTKNRDTYAWPGGVGPRRSIVAFSAICAHQLVYPTKEVSFISFRPKKASKGVRDDLIHCCAEHSQYDPAKGAQVLSGPAEQPLCAVLLTHDAAADTLTAYATLGGELFDEFFRKYQAKLSFDVGPSAVNPVARNAVVRELEKFCRNTIQC from the coding sequence ATGGACCGCCGCAGTTTCATCGAGTCTTGCGCCGCCCACGCGACCTGCCTCACCGCCGCGTCGGCAGCCCTGCCCGCCTTCGCCGCCGACGCGAAGGCGAAGGAATACGCCAGGGCATTGCTGGTCGATGAACAGGGCCGGCCGGTCAAGGCTTCAAGCCTGAAGCCGCGCAGCAACTACGTCTTCCACTATCCGTTCGAAGCGACGCCGGTCTTCCTGCTGGACCTGGGCAAGGCCGCGCCCCCGCAGGTGCTGACCACCAAGAATCGCGACACCTACGCCTGGCCGGGCGGCGTGGGCCCGCGGCGCAGCATCGTGGCCTTCTCCGCGATCTGCGCGCACCAGCTCGTCTACCCGACGAAGGAGGTGAGCTTCATCAGCTTCCGCCCCAAGAAGGCCAGCAAGGGCGTGCGCGACGACCTGATCCACTGCTGCGCCGAGCACAGCCAGTACGACCCGGCCAAGGGCGCGCAGGTGCTCTCCGGCCCCGCCGAACAGCCGTTGTGCGCCGTGCTGCTCACGCACGATGCGGCGGCGGACACGCTGACTGCCTACGCAACGCTGGGCGGCGAGCTCTTCGACGAGTTCTTCCGCAAGTACCAGGCCAAGCTCAGCTTCGACGTGGGACCGAGCGCGGTCAATCCCGTGGCCAGGAACGCCGTCGTGCGCGAACTCGAGAAGTTCTGCCGCAACACCATCCAGTGCTGA
- a CDS encoding GntR family transcriptional regulator gives MSAVSLAPRALYEEVAELLRQRIFRRELEPGSWIDEMKIAEEFGISRTPLREALKVLAAEGLVTMKVRRGAYVTEVSEQDLAEVYHLLSLLESDAAAVAATKATDAQLRELQALHKELEGAVRNREKFFALNERFHMRLLEIAGNRWRNQMVADLRKVMKLNRHHSLLKSGRIEESLAEHRRVMKALEKRDAAAAMQRMQEHFRNGLEAAA, from the coding sequence ATGTCAGCCGTGTCCCTCGCCCCGCGCGCCCTCTACGAGGAGGTGGCCGAGCTGCTGCGCCAGCGCATCTTCCGCCGCGAACTGGAGCCCGGCAGCTGGATCGACGAGATGAAGATCGCGGAGGAGTTCGGCATCAGCCGCACGCCGCTGCGCGAAGCGCTCAAGGTCCTCGCGGCCGAAGGCCTGGTGACGATGAAGGTGCGCCGCGGCGCCTACGTCACCGAGGTGTCGGAGCAGGACCTGGCCGAGGTCTACCACCTGCTTTCCCTGCTCGAGAGCGACGCCGCCGCGGTGGCAGCCACCAAGGCCACCGATGCGCAGTTGCGCGAGCTGCAGGCCCTGCACAAGGAACTGGAAGGCGCGGTGCGCAACCGCGAGAAGTTCTTCGCACTCAACGAGCGCTTCCACATGCGCCTGCTGGAGATCGCCGGCAACCGCTGGCGCAACCAGATGGTGGCCGACCTGCGCAAGGTGATGAAGCTCAATCGCCACCATTCGCTGCTGAAGTCCGGGCGCATCGAGGAGAGCCTGGCGGAGCACCGTCGCGTGATGAAGGCGCTGGAAAAGCGCGACGCCGCGGCCGCGATGCAGCGGATGCAGGAGCACTTCCGCAACGGGTTGGAAGCGGCGGCGTGA
- a CDS encoding tripartite tricarboxylate transporter substrate binding protein, with protein MKFHRLGQLMSIAFLACAAGAAAAQAAWPTKPIRIVVTFPPGGAPDTLARILADKWASLGQPVTVDNKPGAGGNIGTDLVAKSAPDGATLVIGTVGTHGINASLYPNLPYHPQRDFTPITFLASTPNLLVVNNSVPAKTTQELIDLAKKTPLTFGSSGSGTSIHLSGELFNTMAGVKMQHIPYKGRAQAIPDLLGGRITMIFDNMPSALPLVKSGELRAIAVTSAKRSAAAPQIPTLAESGLPGFEATSWFGLFAPANLPREVQMKINAETTRVLGLPDVKEKLATLGLDPAPGTPEQLASLVQSEMTKWAKVVKESGAKPD; from the coding sequence ATGAAGTTCCACCGCCTCGGGCAACTGATGTCCATCGCCTTTCTCGCCTGCGCCGCGGGAGCCGCCGCGGCACAGGCGGCCTGGCCGACCAAGCCCATCCGCATCGTCGTGACGTTCCCGCCCGGCGGCGCGCCGGATACGCTGGCGCGCATCCTGGCCGACAAGTGGGCGTCGCTCGGCCAGCCCGTCACGGTGGACAACAAGCCCGGCGCGGGCGGCAACATCGGCACCGACCTGGTGGCCAAGAGCGCGCCGGACGGTGCGACATTGGTGATCGGCACCGTGGGCACGCACGGCATCAACGCGTCGCTGTACCCGAACCTGCCGTATCACCCGCAGCGCGACTTCACGCCGATCACTTTCCTGGCTTCGACGCCCAACCTGCTCGTCGTGAACAACAGCGTGCCGGCCAAGACCACGCAGGAGCTGATCGACCTTGCGAAGAAGACGCCGCTCACGTTCGGCTCCAGCGGCAGCGGCACGTCCATCCACCTCTCGGGCGAGCTCTTCAACACGATGGCCGGCGTGAAGATGCAGCACATCCCCTACAAGGGCCGCGCGCAGGCCATCCCGGACCTGCTGGGCGGGCGCATCACGATGATCTTCGACAACATGCCTTCGGCGCTGCCGCTGGTGAAGTCGGGCGAGTTGCGCGCGATCGCGGTCACCAGTGCGAAGCGCTCGGCGGCCGCGCCGCAGATCCCGACGCTGGCCGAGTCGGGCCTGCCGGGGTTCGAGGCCACGTCGTGGTTCGGCCTCTTCGCACCGGCCAACCTGCCCCGCGAAGTGCAGATGAAGATCAATGCCGAGACCACGCGTGTGCTGGGCTTGCCGGACGTGAAGGAGAAGCTGGCGACGCTCGGTCTGGATCCCGCGCCCGGCACGCCCGAGCAGCTGGCGTCGCTCGTGCAGTCCGAGATGACGAAGTGGGCGAAGGTCGTGAAGGAGTCCGGCGCCAAGCCGGACTGA
- a CDS encoding glycosyltransferase, producing MTPAITLVYFNAGGGHRAAAQALEQVIAEQGRPWRVERINVMEVLDPERLYKRLTGMEPEDWYNARLATGFTLGLAQELKVFQATLRLLHPFLVQRLRDHWLRTEPDMVVSLIPNMNRCLYESLASALPGVPYVTAMTDLADYPPNFWVEPGQRQHYICGTDRAVRQAFEQGCEPWQVHRTSGMILRPDFYKPVAQDRRAAREALGLDPDRPTGVVMFGGHGSAAMLSIAKELHDVQLVLLCGHNASVARRLRRMPAQSPRAVVEFTPNVREYMQLGDFLIGKPGPGSLSEAVHMGLPVVTVRNSWTMPQERYNTGWLLENGFGVVGTSMRKLREPVNELLARLDELRASVAKVRNRAVFEVPDILEQVLREAGQPVPGLPEVQDLRA from the coding sequence ATGACGCCGGCGATCACGCTGGTCTACTTCAACGCAGGCGGCGGACACCGCGCGGCCGCACAGGCGCTGGAGCAAGTGATCGCGGAACAGGGGCGGCCTTGGCGCGTCGAGCGCATCAACGTCATGGAGGTGCTGGACCCCGAGCGCCTGTACAAGCGCCTGACCGGGATGGAGCCCGAGGATTGGTACAACGCGCGCCTGGCCACCGGCTTCACGCTGGGCCTGGCGCAGGAGCTCAAGGTGTTCCAGGCCACCCTGCGGCTCCTGCATCCCTTCCTCGTGCAGCGCCTGCGCGATCACTGGTTGCGCACCGAGCCGGACATGGTGGTCTCGCTCATCCCCAACATGAACCGGTGCCTGTACGAGAGCCTGGCCTCGGCACTTCCCGGCGTTCCGTACGTCACGGCCATGACGGATCTTGCCGACTACCCGCCCAACTTCTGGGTCGAGCCCGGGCAGCGCCAGCACTACATCTGCGGCACCGATCGCGCGGTTCGCCAGGCATTCGAGCAGGGTTGCGAGCCGTGGCAGGTGCACCGAACCTCGGGGATGATCCTGCGCCCGGACTTCTACAAGCCCGTCGCACAGGACCGCCGCGCCGCACGCGAGGCGCTCGGCCTGGACCCCGACCGGCCGACCGGCGTCGTCATGTTCGGCGGCCACGGCTCGGCCGCGATGCTCTCGATCGCCAAGGAGCTGCACGACGTGCAGCTGGTGCTCCTGTGCGGGCACAACGCGTCCGTCGCGCGCCGGCTGCGGCGCATGCCCGCTCAGTCGCCGCGAGCGGTGGTCGAGTTCACGCCCAACGTGCGCGAGTACATGCAACTGGGCGATTTCCTGATCGGCAAGCCCGGGCCGGGCAGCCTGTCCGAGGCCGTGCACATGGGCCTGCCGGTGGTCACCGTGCGCAACTCGTGGACCATGCCGCAGGAGCGCTACAACACCGGTTGGCTGCTCGAGAACGGCTTCGGCGTCGTGGGCACGTCGATGCGCAAGCTGCGCGAGCCCGTCAACGAGCTGCTGGCGCGCCTGGACGAACTGCGGGCCAGCGTCGCGAAGGTCCGCAACCGGGCGGTGTTCGAGGTGCCGGACATCCTCGAGCAGGTGCTGCGCGAAGCCGGGCAACCCGTGCCCGGCCTGCCCGAGGTGCAGGACCTTCGCGCCTGA